The following are from one region of the Escherichia sp. E4742 genome:
- the cstA gene encoding pyruvate/proton symporter CstA, whose translation MNKSGKYLVWTVLSVMGAFALGYIALNRGEQINALWIVVASVCIYLIAYRFYGLYIAKNVLAVDPTRMTPAVRHNDGLDYVPTDKKVLFGHHFAAIAGAGPLVGPVLAAQMGYLPGMIWLLAGVVLAGAVQDFMVLFVSTRRDGRSLGELVKEEMGPTAGVIALVACFMIMVIILAVLAMIVVKALTHSPWGTYTVAFTIPLALFMGIYLRYLRPGRIGEVSVIGLVFLIFAIISGGWVAESPTWAPYFDFTGVQLTWMLVGYGFVAAVLPVWLLLAPRDYLSTFLKIGTIVGLAVGILIMRPTLTMPALTKFVDGTGPVWTGNLFPFLFITIACGAVSGFHALISSGTTPKMLANEGQACFIGYGGMLMESFVAIMALVSACIIDPGVYFAMNSPMAVLAPAGTTDVVASAAQVVSSWGFAITPDTLNQIASEVGEQSIISRAGGAPTLAVGMAYILHGALGGMMDVAFWYHFAILFEALFILTAVDAGTRAARFMLQDLLGVVSPGLKRTDSLPANLLATALCVLAWGYFLHQGVVDPLGGINTLWPLFGIANQMLAGMALMLCAVVLFKMKRQRYAWVALVPTAWLLICTLTAGWQKAFSPDAKVGFLAIANKFQAMIDSGNIPSQYTESQLAQLVFNNRLDAGLTIFFMVVVVVLALFSIKTALAALKEPKPTAKETPYEPMPENVEEIVAQAKGAH comes from the coding sequence TGGGGAACAGATCAACGCGCTGTGGATTGTGGTGGCGTCGGTCTGTATCTATCTAATCGCTTATCGTTTTTATGGTCTGTATATCGCCAAAAATGTGCTGGCGGTGGACCCGACGCGTATGACGCCAGCGGTGCGCCATAACGACGGGCTGGACTATGTGCCGACGGACAAGAAAGTGCTGTTCGGTCACCATTTTGCGGCCATTGCCGGAGCAGGCCCGCTGGTGGGGCCGGTGCTGGCGGCGCAAATGGGCTACCTGCCGGGGATGATCTGGCTGCTTGCCGGAGTGGTTCTCGCCGGTGCAGTGCAGGATTTCATGGTGCTGTTTGTTTCCACGCGCCGTGACGGTCGCTCGCTGGGTGAGCTGGTCAAAGAAGAGATGGGGCCAACCGCCGGGGTGATTGCGCTGGTAGCCTGCTTTATGATCATGGTCATTATCCTTGCCGTGCTGGCGATGATCGTGGTGAAAGCCCTGACCCATAGCCCGTGGGGAACGTATACCGTTGCGTTCACCATTCCGCTGGCGCTGTTTATGGGGATCTACCTGCGCTATCTGCGTCCGGGCCGCATTGGCGAAGTGTCGGTCATCGGTCTGGTGTTTCTGATTTTCGCCATTATCTCTGGCGGCTGGGTGGCAGAAAGCCCGACCTGGGCGCCGTACTTTGACTTTACCGGCGTGCAGTTGACCTGGATGTTGGTGGGCTACGGTTTTGTGGCGGCGGTGCTGCCGGTGTGGTTGCTGCTGGCTCCGCGTGACTACCTCTCTACCTTCCTGAAAATCGGGACTATCGTTGGTCTGGCGGTAGGCATTTTGATTATGCGCCCGACGCTGACCATGCCTGCGCTAACCAAATTTGTTGACGGCACTGGCCCGGTATGGACCGGTAACCTGTTCCCGTTCCTGTTTATCACCATCGCCTGTGGTGCGGTGTCTGGCTTCCATGCGCTGATCTCTTCCGGCACCACGCCGAAGATGCTGGCGAATGAAGGTCAGGCGTGTTTTATCGGCTACGGCGGGATGTTGATGGAATCCTTCGTGGCGATTATGGCGCTGGTTTCTGCCTGTATCATCGATCCGGGTGTGTACTTCGCCATGAATAGCCCGATGGCGGTGCTGGCTCCGGCGGGTACGACGGATGTCGTGGCTTCTGCCGCGCAGGTGGTGAGTAGCTGGGGCTTTGCTATTACCCCGGATACGTTAAACCAGATTGCCAGCGAAGTGGGTGAACAGTCGATCATTTCCCGTGCGGGCGGTGCGCCGACGTTGGCGGTGGGGATGGCCTACATTCTGCACGGCGCGCTGGGCGGCATGATGGATGTGGCGTTCTGGTATCACTTCGCCATTCTGTTTGAAGCACTGTTTATTCTGACGGCGGTGGATGCGGGTACGCGTGCTGCGCGCTTTATGTTGCAGGATCTGCTGGGCGTGGTGTCTCCGGGTCTGAAACGGACCGATTCATTACCTGCTAACCTGCTGGCAACGGCGCTGTGCGTGCTGGCGTGGGGCTACTTCCTCCATCAGGGCGTGGTCGATCCTCTGGGCGGTATTAACACTCTGTGGCCGCTGTTTGGTATTGCCAACCAGATGCTGGCAGGGATGGCGCTGATGCTCTGTGCCGTGGTGTTGTTCAAAATGAAACGTCAACGTTACGCCTGGGTGGCGCTGGTACCAACGGCCTGGTTGCTGATTTGTACCCTGACCGCAGGCTGGCAGAAAGCGTTTAGCCCGGATGCGAAAGTGGGCTTCCTGGCCATTGCTAACAAGTTCCAGGCAATGATCGACAGCGGCAATATTCCGTCGCAGTATACTGAGTCACAACTGGCGCAACTGGTGTTCAACAACCGTCTGGATGCCGGGTTAACCATCTTCTTTATGGTGGTCGTGGTGGTTCTGGCGCTGTTCTCGATTAAGACGGCGCTGGCGGCATTGAAAGAGCCTAAGCCAACGGCGAAAGAAACGCCGTATGAGCCAATGCCGGAAAATGTTGAAGAGATCGTGGCGCAGGCAAAAGGCGCGCACTAA
- a CDS encoding YbdD/YjiX family protein, whose protein sequence is MFDSLAKAGKYLGQAAKLMIGMPDYDNYVEHMRVNHPDQTPMTYEEFFRERQDARYGGKGGARCC, encoded by the coding sequence ATGTTTGATTCACTGGCAAAAGCCGGAAAATATTTAGGTCAGGCGGCGAAGCTGATGATTGGTATGCCTGATTACGATAACTATGTCGAACATATGCGGGTTAACCATCCTGATCAAACGCCGATGACCTATGAAGAGTTTTTCCGCGAGCGGCAGGACGCGCGCTACGGTGGGAAAGGCGGCGCGCGCTGCTGCTAA
- the hcxA gene encoding hydroxycarboxylate dehydrogenase HcxA, with the protein MHHNPIRVVVGPANYFSHPGSLNHLHDFFTTEQLSRAVWIYGERAIAAAQTKLPPAFELPGAKHILFRGHCSESDVQQLATQSGGDRSVVIGVGGGALLDTAKALARRLGLPFVAVPTIAATCAAWTPLSVWYNDAGQALHYEIFDDANFMVLVEPEIILNAPQEYLLAGIGDTLAKWYEAVVLAPQPETLPLTVRLGINNAQTIRDVLLNRSEQALADQQNQQLTQSFCDVVDAIIAGGGMVGGLGDRFTRVAAAHAVHNGLTVLPQTEKFLHGTKVAYGILVQSALLGQDDVLAQLTEAYQRFHLPTTLAELDVDINSQVEIDKVIAHTLRPVESIHYLPVTLTADTLRTALEKVESFKA; encoded by the coding sequence ATGCATCACAATCCTATCCGCGTCGTCGTCGGCCCTGCTAACTACTTTTCTCATCCCGGAAGTCTGAATCACCTGCATGATTTTTTCACGACTGAACAGCTTTCTCGCGCTGTGTGGATTTATGGTGAACGTGCCATTGCTGCGGCGCAAACCAAACTTCCGCCAGCGTTTGAACTGCCTGGGGCAAAGCATATTTTGTTTCGCGGTCATTGCAGCGAAAGCGATGTGCAGCAACTGGCGACGCAGTCTGGTGGCGATCGCAGCGTAGTAATTGGCGTCGGTGGCGGCGCACTGCTCGACACCGCAAAAGCCCTCGCCCGTCGCCTCGGTCTACCGTTTGTTGCCGTTCCGACGATCGCCGCTACCTGTGCCGCCTGGACTCCGCTCTCTGTCTGGTATAACGATGCCGGACAGGCGCTTCATTATGAGATTTTCGACGATGCCAATTTTATGGTGCTGGTGGAACCGGAGATTATCCTCAATGCGCCGCAAGAATATCTGCTGGCGGGCATCGGCGACACGCTGGCGAAATGGTATGAAGCGGTGGTGCTGGCTCCGCAACCAGAAACATTGCCACTAACCGTGCGTCTGGGAATCAATAACGCGCAGACCATCCGCGACGTCTTGTTAAACAGGAGCGAACAGGCGCTTGCCGATCAGCAAAATCAGCAGTTAACGCAATCATTTTGCGATGTGGTGGATGCCATTATCGCCGGAGGCGGAATGGTCGGTGGTCTGGGCGATCGTTTTACGCGTGTGGCGGCGGCCCATGCCGTGCATAACGGTCTGACTGTACTGCCGCAAACCGAGAAGTTTCTCCACGGCACCAAAGTCGCCTACGGAATTCTGGTGCAAAGCGCCTTGCTGGGTCAGGATGATGTGCTGGCGCAATTAACCGAGGCGTATCAGCGTTTTCATCTGCCGACCACGCTGGCGGAGCTGGATGTAGATATCAATAGTCAGGTAGAGATCGACAAAGTGATTGCCCATACTTTGCGCCCGGTGGAGTCCATTCATTATCTGCCAGTTACGCTGACAGCTGATACGTTGCGAACAGCGTTAGAAAAAGTGGAATCGTTTAAAGCCTGA
- the ybdL gene encoding methionine-oxo-acid transaminase has product MTNNPLIPQSKLPQLGTTIFTQMSALAQQHQAINLSQGFPDFDGPHYLQERLAHHVAQGANQYAPMTGVQALREAIAEKTGRLYGYQPDADSDITVTAGATEALYAAITALVRSGDEVICFDPSYDSYAPAIALSGGIVKRIALQPPHFRVDWQEFAALLGERTRLVILNTPHNPSATVWQQADFAALWQAIADREIFVISDEVYEHINFSQPGHASVLAHPQLRERAVAVSSFGKTYHMTGWKVGYCVAPAPISAEIRKVHQYLTFSVNTPAQLALADMLRENPEHYFALPDFYRQKRDILVNALSESRLEILPCEGTYFLLVDYSAVSTLNDVEFCQWLTREHGVAAIPLSVFCADPFPHKLIRLCFAKKESTLLAAAERLRQL; this is encoded by the coding sequence ATGACAAATAACCCTCTGATTCCACAAAGCAAACTTCCACAACTTGGCACTACCATTTTCACCCAGATGAGTGCGCTGGCGCAGCAGCACCAGGCGATTAATCTGTCGCAAGGCTTTCCTGATTTTGATGGTCCGCACTATTTGCAGGAGCGACTGGCGCATCACGTTGCCCAGGGGGCAAATCAATACGCGCCAATGACCGGCGTGCAGGCATTGCGTGAGGCGATTGCTGAGAAAACGGGACGTCTGTATGGCTATCAACCGGATGCTGATAGCGACATCACCGTAACAGCAGGGGCGACGGAGGCGTTATACGCAGCGATTACCGCGCTGGTACGTAGTGGCGATGAAGTTATCTGTTTCGACCCCAGTTATGACAGTTATGCGCCTGCCATTGCGCTATCTGGTGGGATCGTGAAACGCATTGCGCTACAGCCGCCGCATTTTCGCGTTGACTGGCAAGAATTTGCTGCGCTATTGGGCGAGCGCACCCGGCTGGTGATCCTCAACACGCCGCATAATCCCAGCGCCACCGTCTGGCAGCAGGCTGATTTTGCCGCTTTGTGGCAGGCAATTGCCGATCGCGAGATTTTTGTCATTAGTGATGAAGTTTACGAGCACATTAACTTTTCACAGCCAGGCCATGCCAGCGTGCTGGCGCATCCGCAGCTGCGTGAGCGGGCGGTGGCGGTGTCATCGTTTGGCAAGACCTATCATATGACTGGCTGGAAAGTGGGGTATTGCGTTGCGCCAGCGCCCATCAGCGCCGAGATACGTAAAGTGCATCAGTATCTGACCTTTTCGGTCAACACCCCCGCACAACTGGCGCTTGCCGATATGCTACGGGAAAATCCTGAACATTATTTTGCATTACCGGACTTTTATCGCCAGAAGCGCGATATTCTCGTGAACGCGTTAAGCGAGAGCCGGCTGGAGATTTTACCGTGTGAAGGTACATACTTTTTGCTGGTGGATTACAGCGCCGTGTCTACGCTGAATGATGTTGAGTTTTGCCAGTGGTTGACGCGGGAGCATGGAGTGGCGGCGATCCCGCTGTCGGTATTTTGCGCAGATCCCTTCCCGCATAAACTGATTCGTCTTTGTTTTGCCAAGAAGGAATCGACGCTGCTGGCGGCGGCTGAACGCCTGCGCCAGCTTTAG
- a CDS encoding IbrB-like domain-containing protein — MGNTMQQRLTQDLTQFLASLAEEDRIKAINEIRTAIHQVSPFRDEPVDCVLWVKNTQLTPNDYNPNNVAPPEKRLLQKSIEVDGFTQPIVVTNTRASTLEIVDGFHRHEIGKGSNTLKLRLKGYLPVTCLEGTRNERIAATIRHNRARGRHQVTAMSEIVRELSQLGWDDNKIGKELGMDSDEVLRLKQINGLQELFADRQYSRAWTVK; from the coding sequence ATGGGGAATACTATGCAGCAGCGATTAACGCAGGATTTAACTCAATTTCTCGCCAGTCTGGCGGAAGAAGATCGCATTAAGGCGATCAATGAGATCAGAACGGCGATCCATCAAGTGAGCCCATTTCGCGACGAACCGGTAGATTGTGTTTTGTGGGTTAAGAACACCCAACTCACCCCCAATGATTACAATCCGAATAACGTCGCGCCGCCAGAGAAACGATTACTGCAAAAATCAATTGAGGTCGATGGTTTTACCCAGCCAATTGTGGTGACCAACACACGAGCCAGCACACTTGAAATTGTTGATGGTTTTCACCGTCATGAAATTGGTAAAGGCTCTAACACGTTAAAATTGCGATTAAAAGGGTATTTACCGGTCACCTGCCTGGAAGGAACACGTAACGAACGTATCGCTGCAACTATTCGCCACAACCGCGCGCGTGGTCGCCACCAGGTCACGGCAATGTCAGAAATTGTTCGTGAACTCAGCCAGTTAGGTTGGGACGATAATAAAATCGGTAAAGAGCTGGGTATGGATAGCGACGAAGTGTTACGCCTTAAGCAAATTAACGGCCTGCAAGAACTGTTTGCCGACCGTCAATATTCCCGCGCCTGGACCGTCAAATAA
- a CDS encoding phosphoadenosine phosphosulfate reductase — translation MSIYKIPLPLNILEAAQDRITWTLNTLPRVCVSFSGGKDSGLMLHLTADLARKMGKKIHVLFIDWEAQFSCTIDYVQSLREQYADVIEEFYWVALPLTTQNSLSQYQPEWQCWQPDIEWVRQPPEDAITDPAFFSFYQSGMTFEHFVREFAEWFSQHRPAAMMVGIRADESYNRFVAIASLNKQRFADDKPWTTAAPGGHCWYIYPIYDWKVADIWTWYAKQQTLSNPLYNLMYQAGVPLRHMRICEPFGPEQRQGLWLYHVLEPDRWAAMCARVSGVKSGGIYAGHDNQFYGHRKILKPDHLDWQEYALLLLNSMPEKTAEHYRNKIAVYLHWYQKKGIEIPQTQHGDIGSKDVPSWRRICKVLLNNDYWCRALSFSPTKAKNYQRYNKRIKGKRQEWGILCSSD, via the coding sequence ATGTCCATTTATAAAATCCCGCTACCTCTCAATATCCTGGAAGCAGCACAAGACCGTATCACCTGGACACTTAATACTCTGCCTCGCGTATGCGTCTCTTTTTCTGGTGGTAAAGATTCTGGCTTAATGCTCCATTTGACCGCAGATCTGGCCAGAAAAATGGGAAAAAAAATACACGTCCTGTTTATCGACTGGGAAGCTCAGTTTTCTTGTACGATTGACTATGTTCAATCGCTACGTGAGCAGTATGCCGATGTTATCGAAGAGTTTTATTGGGTGGCACTACCGCTAACAACGCAAAATTCATTATCCCAATATCAACCCGAATGGCAGTGCTGGCAGCCTGATATTGAATGGGTTCGTCAGCCGCCAGAAGATGCGATAACCGATCCCGCATTTTTCTCGTTTTATCAATCCGGCATGACCTTTGAACATTTCGTACGTGAATTTGCCGAATGGTTTTCACAACATCGCCCTGCCGCAATGATGGTCGGTATTCGTGCCGACGAGTCTTATAATCGTTTCGTCGCCATTGCCAGCTTAAATAAACAACGTTTTGCTGACGATAAGCCGTGGACCACCGCCGCGCCAGGTGGCCATTGTTGGTATATTTATCCCATTTACGACTGGAAAGTGGCCGATATCTGGACCTGGTATGCTAAACAGCAGACTCTATCTAACCCTTTGTATAACCTGATGTATCAGGCAGGCGTTCCCCTGCGTCACATGCGAATCTGTGAACCTTTTGGTCCGGAGCAACGGCAAGGTTTGTGGTTATATCATGTTCTTGAACCTGACCGATGGGCCGCAATGTGCGCCCGGGTCAGTGGCGTAAAAAGCGGTGGAATTTACGCAGGTCATGACAATCAATTTTATGGTCACCGGAAGATCCTTAAGCCTGACCATTTAGACTGGCAAGAATATGCCTTATTACTGCTAAACAGTATGCCCGAAAAAACGGCTGAACATTACCGCAATAAAATTGCTGTTTATTTGCACTGGTATCAAAAAAAAGGCATCGAGATCCCTCAAACACAGCATGGAGATATTGGCTCAAAAGACGTCCCTTCCTGGCGACGTATCTGCAAAGTATTGCTCAACAATGATTATTGGTGTCGGGCATTATCATTCAGCCCCACAAAAGCCAAAAATTATCAGCGTTATAACAAACGGATTAAAGGAAAACGTCAGGAATGGGGAATACTATGCAGCAGCGATTAA
- the citR gene encoding DNA-binding transcriptional repressor CitR — protein MANLYDLKKFDLNLLVIFECIYQHLSISKAAESLYITPSAVSQSLQRLRAQFNDPLFIRSGKGIAPTTTGLNLHHHLEKNLKNLEQTINIVNTAELKKKFIIYGPQLISSTNSSLLIGCLRQDTAVEIEHHDIMMSAESAEDLLTYRKADLVITLTPVISRSVSCMPFQSIRNTLICSTTHPRITENSSREEILDEEFTSLTSKAPGLEDFQMEIEAILTNRKIAFRSSSLFTIVNTIAVTDLLGIVPFELYRSHQKNLQLKQIKLEQNLPSNTLYISYNKSSLNNLSFSLFIDRLNDNLC, from the coding sequence ATGGCTAATCTTTACGACTTAAAAAAATTCGATTTAAACTTGCTTGTTATTTTTGAATGCATATACCAACATCTTAGCATTAGCAAGGCCGCAGAATCGTTATATATAACACCTTCTGCGGTAAGTCAGTCTTTACAACGTCTACGTGCACAATTTAATGATCCCTTATTTATTCGCTCCGGAAAAGGTATTGCACCAACAACGACAGGGTTAAATTTGCATCATCATCTTGAGAAAAATCTTAAGAACCTTGAGCAAACCATCAACATTGTCAATACAGCAGAACTGAAGAAAAAATTTATTATTTATGGCCCGCAACTCATCTCTTCAACCAACAGTAGCCTTTTGATTGGATGTCTACGACAAGACACAGCCGTAGAAATTGAACATCATGACATCATGATGTCAGCAGAAAGTGCGGAAGATTTATTGACTTATCGCAAAGCAGACCTGGTCATCACATTAACGCCGGTCATCAGTCGCTCGGTGAGCTGTATGCCTTTTCAGTCGATACGAAACACGCTTATCTGTAGCACAACCCATCCGAGAATAACGGAAAACAGCAGCCGCGAAGAAATTCTTGATGAAGAGTTCACTTCCCTGACATCAAAAGCACCCGGCCTTGAAGACTTTCAGATGGAAATAGAAGCGATTCTGACAAACCGAAAAATAGCATTCCGTAGCTCTTCACTGTTTACTATTGTCAATACTATTGCAGTAACCGATTTACTGGGTATTGTTCCCTTCGAATTATATCGCAGCCATCAAAAAAACCTTCAATTAAAACAAATAAAACTAGAACAAAATCTACCCTCTAATACACTTTATATTTCCTACAATAAATCATCATTAAACAACCTGAGTTTCTCTCTTTTTATTGATCGTTTGAATGATAACTTATGTTAA
- the dsbG gene encoding thiol:disulfide interchange protein DsbG has protein sequence MLKKIILLTLLPGFAYAEELPAPVKAIEKQGITIIKSFDAPGGMKGYLGKYQDMGITIYLTPDGKHAISGYMYNEKGENLSNALIEKEIYAPAGREMWQRMEQSSWLLDGKKDAPVVVYVFADPFCPYCKQFWQQARPWVDAGKVQIRTLLVGVIKPESPATAAAILASKDPAKTWQEYEASGGKLKLNLSGSVSPEQMKILSANEALMDELGANVTPAIYYMSPENTLQQAVGLPDQKTLNIIMGNK, from the coding sequence ATGTTAAAAAAGATAATTTTGTTAACCCTACTCCCAGGATTTGCTTACGCCGAAGAGCTTCCTGCGCCCGTTAAAGCGATTGAAAAACAGGGGATTACGATTATTAAATCGTTCGATGCGCCAGGTGGTATGAAAGGTTATCTGGGAAAATATCAGGACATGGGGATCACTATCTACCTTACGCCCGACGGCAAACATGCCATCTCTGGCTATATGTACAACGAAAAGGGAGAAAACCTCAGTAACGCCCTTATTGAAAAAGAGATTTACGCACCTGCCGGACGCGAAATGTGGCAGCGCATGGAACAATCAAGCTGGTTACTTGACGGTAAAAAAGATGCGCCAGTGGTGGTTTATGTTTTTGCCGATCCTTTCTGCCCGTATTGCAAACAATTCTGGCAACAAGCGCGCCCCTGGGTTGATGCCGGTAAAGTACAAATTCGTACTCTACTGGTTGGCGTGATAAAACCCGAAAGTCCAGCCACTGCGGCGGCAATCCTCGCGTCTAAAGATCCGGCAAAAACGTGGCAAGAGTATGAAGCATCAGGCGGCAAGTTAAAGCTGAACCTCTCCGGGAGCGTCAGTCCGGAACAGATGAAAATTCTAAGCGCCAATGAGGCGCTGATGGACGAACTGGGTGCAAATGTCACACCTGCGATTTATTACATGAGTCCAGAGAACACATTACAGCAAGCTGTCGGATTACCGGATCAAAAGACCTTAAATATTATTATGGGGAATAAATAA